The proteins below are encoded in one region of Chrysemys picta bellii isolate R12L10 chromosome 4, ASM1138683v2, whole genome shotgun sequence:
- the LOC135982956 gene encoding SRRM2 protein homolog rsr-2-like encodes MQADNRKRAPAWTVREVLDLIAVWGEDSVLAELRSKRRNAKTFEKISKGMMERGHNRDSEQCRVKVKELRQAYQKTKDANGRSGSEPRTCCFYAELHAILGGAATTTPPVFVDSGSGIVSSATPEDSADGGEEEDEDEDELAESTQHSILPNSQDLFITLTEVPSQASQASTQDSDPMEGTSAAANSSSLPPPSRRLSQIRRRKKRTRDEMFSEIMESSRSDRAHVNEWKETVSKYRKEVSEREDRRDQREERRDQREERRDARDERWRQEDQRMKDATLGLLRRLVEVQERLLENRLPLQPLFPPPPSPCSVSSSPRRVRTRGGGRLRTPSHSTPVDSPSKRLSFF; translated from the exons atgcaggctgataatcgaaaaagagcaccagcatggaccgtgagggaggtactggatctgatcgctgtatggggagaggattcagtgcttgcagaacttcgttctaaaagacgaaatgcaaaaacttttgaaaaaatctccaagggcatgatggagagaggccacaatagggactctgagcagtgccgcgtgaaagtcaaggagctcagacaagcctatcaaaaaacaaaggatgcaaacggtcgctccgggtcagagccgcggacatgctgcttctacgccgagctgcatgcaattctagggggggctgccaccactaccccacctgtgttcgtggattctgggtcggggatagtctcatcagcgacgcctgaggattctgccgatgggggagaggaggaggatgaggatgaggatgagcttgcagagagcacacagcactccattctccccaacagccaggatctttttatcaccctgactgaagtaccctcccaagcctcccaagccagtacccaagactctgaccccatggaagggacctcag cagctgcaaattcctcaagcctccctcctccatcccgaaggttatcacagataaggcgtcgtaagaagagaacgcgagacgagatgttttcggaaattatggaatccagccgcagtgacagagctcatgtgaatgagtggaaggaaacagtttcaaagtataggaaagaagtcagtgaacgtgaggacaggagggaccaacgtgaggagaggagggaccaacgtgaggagaggagggacgctcgagatgagaggtggcggcaggaagaccagaggatgaaggatgcaactctggggctgctccggcgtctggtggaggttcaggaacggctgctggaaaacagactgccgcttcagcccctgttcccccctcccccctccccatgttccgtatcctcctcacccagacgtgtaagaacgcgggggggggggaggctccgtacaccttcccattccaccccagtagacagcccaagcaaaaggctgtcatttttttaa